The following proteins are encoded in a genomic region of Nitrospirota bacterium:
- the bioA gene encoding adenosylmethionine--8-amino-7-oxononanoate transaminase — protein sequence MTTPSFHRELIEIDRYTLWHPFTQMQDWMSEDPLVIEKGEGVYLWDTLGRRYYDGYSSLWVNIHGHQKKEINQAIENQLNRISHSTFLGLSNIPAIQLAQRLTQIAPKDLSRVFYSDNGSTALEIGVKMAFQYWQHQGGALTKKVKYVSFVNAYHGDTIGTMSLGGIPLFQDLFKSLYYPTYKIESPTCYRCPLSLEFPDCHLACAESLEKILKEHHAEIAAIVMEPGVQAAGGMVVLPSGYLQKVRALATEFQVLLILDEVATGFGRTGRMFACEIEGVNPDILAVAKGMTGGYLPLAATLTTEKIYEAFLGKYEAFKTFFHGHSYTGNQLGCAAALANLEIFEKEETLNTLQEKISLMKDRLSTFDEILPVGNVRQIGLIGIIELVKDRKNKHPFPLEEKRGIQVCQEARKRGLLIRPLGNVLALMPPLCSTAEELTEMILILRESILACDWSSCNPG from the coding sequence ATGACGACCCCTTCTTTCCATCGCGAATTGATTGAGATTGACCGTTACACTCTGTGGCATCCGTTTACCCAGATGCAGGATTGGATGTCCGAAGACCCGCTTGTGATTGAGAAAGGAGAAGGCGTTTATCTTTGGGATACATTAGGGCGCAGGTATTATGACGGCTATTCCTCTCTCTGGGTTAATATCCACGGACATCAAAAGAAAGAGATAAACCAGGCCATCGAAAACCAGCTAAATAGGATTTCCCATTCGACGTTTCTGGGCTTAAGTAATATTCCCGCTATTCAACTCGCTCAAAGGCTGACACAAATTGCACCGAAAGACTTATCGCGTGTATTTTATTCTGACAATGGTTCGACTGCGCTTGAGATCGGCGTCAAAATGGCGTTCCAATATTGGCAGCATCAGGGCGGAGCGTTAACGAAAAAGGTAAAATATGTCAGCTTCGTCAACGCCTACCATGGTGATACGATCGGAACGATGAGCCTTGGAGGAATTCCCCTTTTTCAAGATCTTTTCAAATCGCTTTATTATCCCACTTATAAAATCGAATCTCCTACCTGTTATCGATGTCCACTTTCGCTAGAATTTCCAGATTGCCACCTTGCCTGTGCTGAGAGCCTCGAAAAGATATTGAAAGAACACCATGCGGAGATTGCCGCAATTGTCATGGAACCTGGCGTGCAGGCGGCTGGAGGAATGGTCGTCCTCCCATCCGGATATCTCCAGAAAGTCAGAGCCCTTGCAACCGAATTTCAGGTTCTATTGATCCTCGACGAGGTGGCAACCGGTTTTGGAAGGACCGGAAGGATGTTCGCCTGTGAGATTGAAGGGGTTAACCCGGATATTCTGGCCGTGGCCAAGGGAATGACGGGCGGATACCTCCCTCTGGCCGCTACTTTAACGACGGAAAAGATCTACGAAGCCTTTTTGGGCAAATATGAAGCATTTAAGACCTTTTTTCATGGACATAGTTACACCGGAAATCAGTTGGGATGTGCCGCGGCACTTGCCAATCTCGAAATATTCGAGAAAGAAGAGACCCTGAATACACTCCAGGAAAAAATCAGTCTGATGAAAGACCGGCTTTCCACGTTTGATGAAATCCTTCCCGTTGGAAATGTTCGTCAAATAGGACTCATTGGAATCATTGAGCTGGTCAAAGACAGGAAGAATAAACATCCCTTTCCTCTGGAAGAAAAAAGGGGAATACAGGTTTGTCAGGAGGCCAGAAAGAGAGGTTTGTTGATTCGTCCGCTCGGGAATGTTCTTGCACTGATGCCCCCGCTCTGCTCGACGGCCGAAGAGTTAACTGAGATGATCCTGATACTCAGAGAAAGCATTCTAGCCTGCGACTGGTCTTCTTGCAATCCAGGGTAA
- a CDS encoding helix-turn-helix domain-containing protein: MKRPQDSNYYELLEISQNATPQEIEAAYSLARKTYKDKNLSTRSLFSEEERQWLWQKMDEAYQVLSDLDRRKSYDIFLEKGSDSPNPWVPGRKKEDCEMPFIPEEVNGQFLKNLRETKGTTLQNMVSQTRIAINYLIAIEGDQFKNFPPEVYLKSYLNEYAKYLKVDASKLTPAYMRHYHAHQIKKK, from the coding sequence ATGAAACGCCCTCAGGATTCCAATTATTACGAACTTCTGGAAATTTCCCAAAATGCAACACCTCAGGAGATAGAAGCCGCATATTCTCTGGCAAGAAAAACTTACAAGGACAAGAACTTAAGTACACGTTCTCTTTTTAGCGAAGAAGAGCGCCAATGGCTTTGGCAGAAAATGGACGAGGCCTATCAGGTCCTCTCTGATCTCGACCGAAGGAAGAGCTATGATATCTTTCTGGAGAAAGGATCCGATTCACCCAATCCCTGGGTTCCCGGCAGAAAAAAAGAAGACTGCGAAATGCCGTTCATTCCGGAGGAAGTTAACGGTCAATTTCTCAAAAACCTGAGGGAAACGAAGGGGACGACGCTTCAAAATATGGTTTCCCAAACGAGAATTGCGATTAACTATTTGATTGCCATAGAAGGAGACCAGTTTAAAAATTTTCCTCCCGAGGTTTACCTCAAGAGCTATCTCAATGAATATGCAAAATATCTCAAGGTCGACGCCAGCAAATTAACGCCGGCCTATATGAGGCATTATCATGCTCACCAGATTAAAAAAAAGTAA
- a CDS encoding AAA family ATPase, whose amino-acid sequence MRAMPSTEFFKGKFSTQNKEIWAIGGGKGGTGKTFLSGNLAISLAKTGKKVILVDADLGCANLHTCLGIQVSGATLSDFVRGKVKSIQEVLFETGIPNVSLINGAQDFLEIANPKYREKMKLIRQIRELEFDYLILDLGAGTSFNILDFFLMSDVGILTVLPEPTSIENVYRFIKSAFYRRFKKVVKAPEIKNVITQAMDQKNDLGIRTPFDLIEQVEKIDPEVGKKLKEQLYELRPKIIVNQVRSKDDITLGFSMRSSCAKYFGIQVEYIGYIEYDDNVWKATKLSRPLMLEFPFSKSAQGINKVVFNLLKKEQLSFDFLVNG is encoded by the coding sequence ATGAGAGCCATGCCATCCACCGAATTCTTTAAAGGAAAGTTCAGTACCCAGAACAAAGAAATATGGGCTATCGGGGGAGGAAAAGGAGGCACCGGGAAGACCTTTTTGTCGGGAAACCTTGCCATCTCTCTTGCCAAAACCGGAAAAAAAGTGATTCTGGTTGATGCGGACCTTGGGTGTGCCAACCTACACACTTGCCTCGGCATCCAGGTATCAGGTGCCACCCTTTCGGATTTTGTCCGTGGAAAAGTGAAATCGATTCAAGAGGTGTTGTTTGAAACGGGAATACCAAACGTCTCCCTGATCAACGGTGCGCAGGATTTTTTGGAAATTGCCAATCCGAAATACCGTGAAAAAATGAAACTGATTCGGCAGATACGAGAACTTGAATTTGACTATCTAATTCTAGACTTAGGGGCAGGAACTTCATTTAATATTTTAGATTTTTTTCTCATGTCGGATGTAGGTATTTTGACCGTATTGCCGGAACCGACTTCCATTGAAAATGTCTATCGTTTTATCAAAAGTGCATTTTATCGCCGCTTCAAAAAAGTGGTTAAAGCACCCGAAATAAAAAACGTCATCACTCAGGCCATGGATCAAAAAAATGACCTTGGAATACGAACGCCTTTCGATCTGATTGAGCAGGTCGAAAAGATCGATCCTGAAGTAGGTAAAAAACTAAAAGAACAACTTTATGAACTGAGACCCAAGATTATTGTAAATCAGGTCCGGTCCAAAGATGACATTACACTCGGGTTTTCGATGAGGAGTTCATGCGCGAAATATTTTGGAATCCAAGTCGAGTACATTGGTTATATTGAATATGACGATAATGTATGGAAAGCGACAAAATTGAGTCGGCCGTTGATGCTGGAATTTCCCTTTTCCAAGTCGGCCCAGGGAATTAACAAGGTTGTTTTTAATCTTTTGAAAAAAGAACAACTCAGTTTTGATTTCCTGGTTAATGGATGA
- a CDS encoding diacylglycerol kinase family lipid kinase, which translates to MRELKTLLIINPNSGPFHRRRNIPKLMKRLQAHFPSLEIAFTKKGGDALIFAKNGLEKNVKLILCAGGDGTINEVVNAIYGTDAILGILPTGTGNGLARDAGFSMDPFIAMEQLITGTLTSVYPGLVNEKLFLLVSGAGFNAYVAQQTDQNYPRLKKLTGFLSYLIVAQITGLRYPFPLILVTLDGRNHFCYGLVVLKSSIKIGSLKLAPSLSLQSNQLGVFLFKKKGLYSLFRFMISFFFQSHLRHPHFSFYLCNEVTATSNESVPVQSDGEVTHSLPAQWNLSKKGIQMIFPKGKL; encoded by the coding sequence ATGAGAGAACTGAAGACATTACTGATCATCAACCCGAATTCCGGGCCCTTCCACAGACGGAGAAATATTCCAAAGTTAATGAAACGGCTTCAGGCCCATTTCCCTTCTTTGGAAATTGCGTTCACCAAAAAAGGAGGAGATGCGTTAATCTTTGCCAAAAACGGACTTGAAAAGAATGTCAAACTGATCCTCTGCGCGGGGGGAGACGGAACCATCAACGAAGTGGTGAATGCGATATATGGAACAGACGCCATTCTCGGAATTCTTCCCACCGGCACGGGAAACGGGCTGGCCAGAGACGCCGGCTTCTCGATGGATCCTTTTATCGCCATGGAACAGCTCATAACAGGCACCCTGACTTCTGTTTATCCCGGACTGGTCAATGAAAAGCTTTTTCTGTTGGTTTCCGGCGCGGGATTTAATGCCTATGTCGCTCAACAAACCGACCAGAATTATCCTCGATTAAAGAAACTGACCGGGTTTCTTTCCTATTTAATCGTCGCACAGATTACGGGCCTGAGATACCCTTTTCCGCTCATTCTGGTCACACTGGACGGGAGAAACCATTTTTGCTATGGTCTGGTCGTCCTGAAATCGAGTATTAAAATCGGTTCCCTGAAGTTGGCCCCTTCGCTTTCGCTTCAATCCAACCAACTCGGAGTCTTTCTGTTTAAAAAAAAAGGACTCTACAGCCTCTTTCGGTTTATGATCTCTTTCTTTTTTCAATCTCATTTAAGGCATCCGCACTTCTCTTTTTACTTATGCAATGAAGTGACCGCCACTTCGAACGAATCTGTCCCCGTTCAATCTGATGGAGAGGTCACTCATTCGCTTCCTGCGCAATGGAATCTGTCAAAAAAAGGAATCCAGATGATTTTTCCTAAAGGCAAGCTGTGA
- a CDS encoding DUF192 domain-containing protein, giving the protein MKQPQIISFFLPIILMTFFLSSSPALERKGVLLPDGRSLETFVADTVETRERGLMDFSRLNRNEGMLFIFGSNDTHRMWMKNMAFSIDIVWLDDKKRIVEILSSLSPCRREPCPTYGPVFPSKYVLELSDGASRYFNLRIGAQLKFP; this is encoded by the coding sequence GTGAAACAGCCCCAGATTATCTCGTTTTTTCTTCCGATCATTTTAATGACTTTCTTTTTGTCCTCTTCACCTGCTCTCGAAAGGAAAGGGGTCCTGCTTCCGGATGGAAGATCCCTCGAAACCTTCGTGGCTGATACGGTCGAAACAAGGGAACGAGGTCTGATGGATTTTTCTAGGCTAAACCGGAACGAAGGAATGCTATTTATCTTCGGAAGCAATGATACCCATAGAATGTGGATGAAAAATATGGCTTTTTCGATCGATATTGTTTGGCTGGACGATAAGAAACGAATCGTAGAAATTCTCTCATCCCTCTCCCCTTGCCGGAGAGAACCTTGTCCGACATACGGTCCCGTCTTTCCTTCCAAATACGTTCTGGAACTTTCGGATGGCGCGTCCCGATATTTCAATCTCAGAATAGGTGCCCAGCTTAAATTCCCTTGA
- a CDS encoding class II fructose-bisphosphate aldolase → MDHILKDYSDTIKVEENHLTLINQTKFLEEVLDLILYQAVFNTDQKVKGTCRWIIKKAALELKVISASIQSLYEAMGQGIESGYTVPAVNIRGMTFDVARAIVRAAKRNNSGSFIFEIAKSEIGYTRQTPSEYSVVVLAAAMKEKYTGPVFIQGDHFQANAKKYSEDPKKEIEGLKTLIQEAIEAGFYNIDIDTSTLVDLNQPTVKEQQRVNFELAAELSAHVRSLEPRGITISIGGEIGEVGGKNSTIDELEAYMDNYLEVLHSRYQVTTGISKISIQTGTSHGGVPLADGTVAKVKLDFETLKSLSRVSREKYHLSGAVQHGASTLPDEAFDRFPATGTSEIHLATGFQNLMYEHPQFPSDLKEEIYQYLRDHLSEEQKKGETDEQFIYKTRKKGFGFFKERIWNLPQATRKEIGSSLETKFDFLFKKLKSVNTYDRVKKVISIVPVIPSLSSEIKRS, encoded by the coding sequence ATGGATCACATTCTCAAAGATTATTCTGACACCATTAAGGTCGAAGAAAATCACCTGACGCTAATCAATCAAACAAAATTTTTAGAAGAAGTCCTGGACCTAATACTTTACCAGGCCGTTTTTAACACGGATCAAAAAGTGAAGGGAACCTGCCGTTGGATCATTAAGAAGGCCGCTCTTGAATTAAAAGTGATATCGGCTTCGATTCAATCCTTATATGAAGCGATGGGTCAGGGTATAGAGAGCGGATATACGGTACCCGCGGTGAATATCAGGGGGATGACTTTCGATGTGGCCAGGGCAATTGTCCGGGCCGCGAAAAGAAATAACTCGGGCAGCTTTATTTTTGAAATAGCAAAATCTGAAATCGGATACACCCGGCAGACTCCAAGCGAATACTCGGTCGTCGTACTGGCCGCGGCCATGAAGGAAAAGTATACCGGCCCTGTCTTTATTCAAGGAGACCATTTTCAGGCCAATGCCAAAAAGTATTCTGAAGATCCTAAGAAGGAAATCGAGGGACTGAAAACCTTGATTCAAGAGGCCATTGAAGCCGGGTTTTATAATATTGATATCGACACATCGACTCTGGTCGATTTGAACCAGCCTACCGTTAAAGAACAGCAAAGAGTTAATTTTGAGCTTGCGGCCGAATTAAGTGCACATGTCCGATCTTTGGAACCGCGGGGCATTACGATTTCCATTGGTGGAGAGATCGGAGAGGTGGGAGGAAAAAACAGTACAATTGATGAACTCGAAGCCTACATGGACAACTATCTCGAAGTGCTTCACTCCCGCTACCAGGTCACCACCGGCATTAGTAAAATCAGTATACAAACCGGCACTTCTCATGGCGGGGTACCGCTTGCAGATGGAACAGTCGCAAAAGTAAAACTTGATTTTGAAACCTTGAAATCACTTTCACGTGTATCCCGGGAAAAGTATCACCTTTCCGGTGCGGTTCAGCATGGCGCTTCGACATTGCCGGACGAAGCTTTTGACCGATTCCCCGCAACTGGAACATCGGAAATTCATCTCGCGACCGGATTCCAGAATCTGATGTATGAACACCCGCAGTTCCCTTCAGATCTGAAAGAGGAGATTTATCAGTATCTGAGGGATCATCTTTCGGAGGAACAAAAAAAAGGCGAAACGGATGAACAGTTTATTTATAAGACCCGAAAGAAAGGATTCGGATTTTTCAAAGAGAGAATCTGGAATCTCCCGCAGGCCACCAGGAAGGAAATTGGAAGTTCACTAGAAACTAAATTTGATTTTCTTTTTAAAAAACTAAAATCGGTCAATACCTACGATCGGGTTAAAAAAGTAATATCGATCGTTCCGGTCATTCCTTCGCTCTCTTCTGAAATAAAAAGAAGCTAG
- a CDS encoding DUF2157 domain-containing protein, with the protein MKISKEAFQKASIGLISNEQVETIWKALEENDQVRPQFDLANIAYYFGAMTVISAMGWFMTRAWEQFGGGGIFVISAIYAICFNLAGRTLWKKEHLKIPGGLLFTMAVSMTPLAIYGIERLAGIWPQGDPGAYPGYHIWVKGSWFLLEVGTMIVGIITLWFIRFPFLMAPVAFSLWYMSMDMTPLLFGQSDFSWNQRLWVSLYFGLAMLLVSYFIDNRTKKDFAFWLYLFGMTAFWGGLSLMENQGELQKFLYCLINIGLVVVSVLLDRRVFIIFGSVGVFGYLGHLAQRVFNDSLMFPFVLTLMGILIIYLGTLYQRNRQSIENAVLGFIPDRLRKLLPKERT; encoded by the coding sequence ATGAAAATCTCTAAGGAGGCCTTTCAAAAAGCTTCAATCGGGCTGATCTCAAATGAACAAGTCGAAACAATTTGGAAGGCGCTTGAGGAAAACGACCAAGTTCGGCCTCAATTCGATTTGGCGAATATTGCATACTACTTCGGAGCGATGACAGTTATTTCCGCGATGGGTTGGTTCATGACCCGGGCCTGGGAGCAGTTTGGTGGGGGTGGAATATTTGTCATATCGGCGATTTATGCGATTTGTTTCAACCTGGCGGGCCGGACTTTATGGAAGAAAGAACATTTGAAAATACCGGGAGGGCTTCTATTTACAATGGCTGTCAGCATGACACCGCTTGCCATATATGGAATTGAACGGCTGGCCGGGATCTGGCCGCAAGGGGATCCTGGCGCCTATCCGGGTTACCATATATGGGTAAAAGGAAGCTGGTTTCTTCTGGAGGTCGGCACAATGATCGTCGGCATCATCACATTGTGGTTCATTCGTTTCCCTTTCCTGATGGCTCCGGTTGCCTTCTCCCTCTGGTATATGTCAATGGATATGACCCCCCTATTGTTTGGACAGTCCGATTTCTCCTGGAACCAAAGGCTGTGGGTATCTCTATATTTTGGATTGGCCATGCTTCTTGTATCCTATTTCATCGACAATCGGACAAAAAAGGATTTTGCGTTCTGGCTCTACCTCTTCGGCATGACGGCTTTTTGGGGTGGGCTCTCATTGATGGAGAACCAGGGAGAACTCCAGAAATTTCTCTATTGTCTCATAAACATCGGATTAGTGGTTGTATCAGTTCTTTTGGACCGCCGCGTTTTTATCATTTTCGGTTCCGTCGGCGTGTTTGGTTATCTGGGACATCTGGCTCAACGGGTATTCAATGATTCTCTGATGTTCCCGTTCGTCCTAACTCTTATGGGAATATTAATCATTTATTTGGGGACGTTGTATCAGCGTAATCGCCAGTCAATCGAAAATGCCGTATTGGGATTCATTCCAGATCGCCTGCGAAAACTATTGCCGAAGGAACGCACGTAG
- a CDS encoding YHS domain-containing protein — protein sequence MFKDPVCGMEVNEETTSFYTHYTGGTVFFCSRLCKESYDMSDESDQRSWLRKLLDRIINSNVKEFGRVSSQNEYEGRAEYPLCQHEIKIPKMDMTFDPVCQTEVEKGNAPATRQYKGKIYYFCTAGCVNRFDEKPEIYTGGMTS from the coding sequence ATGTTTAAAGATCCAGTCTGCGGCATGGAAGTGAATGAAGAGACAACCTCGTTTTATACTCATTACACAGGCGGGACTGTCTTTTTCTGTTCAAGACTCTGCAAGGAGTCTTACGATATGTCCGATGAATCGGATCAACGATCTTGGTTGAGAAAATTATTGGACCGAATCATTAACTCAAATGTAAAGGAATTTGGGCGGGTTTCTTCGCAAAATGAATATGAGGGAAGAGCTGAATATCCATTATGTCAACATGAGATTAAAATTCCAAAAATGGATATGACGTTTGATCCGGTCTGCCAAACGGAGGTAGAAAAAGGTAACGCTCCAGCGACTCGGCAATATAAAGGGAAAATCTATTATTTTTGCACTGCCGGATGTGTCAATCGGTTCGATGAGAAACCGGAAATTTATACGGGTGGAATGACGAGTTAA
- a CDS encoding isoprenylcysteine carboxylmethyltransferase family protein → MWVNRNKEMPFFSREDAFFQRGGWWVVGQFTLLILILTIPTPDFLEIFLSPFSFHLVGGTFIVTATLIILIGVKSLGKGLTPFPHPIGNAPLIQEGLYHFIRHPLYFGVMLGGFGVSMWRRNVLAVGLSVVLVILLKAKANREEVWLIKKFPEYEVYRKKTKQFIPFIY, encoded by the coding sequence ATGTGGGTAAATAGAAATAAAGAAATGCCGTTCTTTTCAAGGGAAGATGCGTTTTTTCAAAGGGGAGGCTGGTGGGTTGTCGGACAGTTTACCCTGCTCATCCTCATTCTTACCATCCCGACACCTGACTTTTTAGAAATCTTTCTTTCGCCTTTCTCATTTCACCTGGTTGGCGGCACATTTATAGTAACCGCCACTCTCATTATCCTAATCGGAGTTAAGAGTCTGGGGAAAGGGTTGACGCCCTTTCCACATCCAATTGGAAATGCTCCACTCATTCAGGAGGGGCTCTATCACTTCATTCGCCATCCGTTGTATTTTGGAGTTATGCTGGGAGGATTCGGGGTTTCAATGTGGCGAAGGAATGTATTGGCTGTAGGACTTTCCGTCGTCCTCGTTATTCTTCTTAAGGCTAAGGCCAATCGGGAAGAGGTCTGGTTGATAAAGAAATTTCCCGAATATGAAGTCTATCGAAAAAAAACGAAACAGTTTATACCTTTCATTTACTAA
- the fbp gene encoding class 1 fructose-bisphosphatase — protein sequence MLLTLDQHIIQQQRKFPKSTGDLSDLLYDIALAGKLVSREVNRAGLVDILGSAGRMNVQNEEVQKLDIFANTVFLKIFEQSSRVCTFGSEEDEQVVSLEHDQMSGKYAVNLDPLDGSTNIDVNLAIGTIFSVHKKISPGSKGSEEDCVQKGSLQVAAGYLIYGSSTMLVYSTGLGVYGFTLDQGVGEFFLSHDKMTFPERTTLYSINESNSQYWDHPTAEYVQYIKMIDPATSRPLNARYVGSLVADFHRNLLKGGIFLYPADSKDPDRREGKLRLLFEAAPLAFIAQQAGGYASTGKESILDIQPTSLHQRVPFIVGNQKEVKRYEEFVNRFSKNRV from the coding sequence ATGTTATTAACCCTGGACCAGCATATTATTCAACAACAGAGAAAATTTCCCAAGTCGACGGGAGATCTTTCAGATTTACTCTATGATATTGCTCTGGCAGGAAAGCTTGTTTCCAGAGAGGTCAACCGGGCGGGCCTGGTGGATATCCTGGGATCCGCCGGTAGAATGAATGTTCAGAATGAAGAGGTCCAGAAACTCGATATTTTCGCCAATACGGTTTTCCTTAAAATATTTGAACAAAGCTCAAGGGTATGTACTTTCGGGTCCGAGGAAGATGAACAGGTGGTCAGCCTGGAGCACGACCAGATGTCCGGGAAATATGCGGTGAATCTCGATCCGTTAGACGGTTCTACCAATATCGACGTGAATCTGGCGATTGGAACGATTTTTTCCGTTCATAAAAAGATATCCCCCGGGTCGAAAGGGAGTGAAGAAGATTGTGTGCAAAAGGGGTCGCTTCAGGTGGCAGCGGGATACCTGATATATGGTTCTTCGACCATGCTGGTTTATTCCACCGGGTTGGGCGTATACGGATTTACGCTCGATCAAGGGGTAGGAGAATTTTTTCTTTCACATGATAAAATGACTTTTCCTGAGCGGACAACACTTTATAGCATTAACGAATCAAATAGCCAATACTGGGACCATCCGACGGCGGAATATGTTCAATATATTAAAATGATCGATCCGGCCACGTCCCGTCCCTTGAACGCGAGGTATGTCGGCTCTTTGGTCGCAGATTTCCACAGAAACCTGCTCAAAGGCGGGATTTTTCTTTATCCCGCAGATTCCAAAGATCCAGACCGAAGGGAAGGAAAGCTGAGACTTCTTTTCGAAGCGGCGCCGCTTGCATTTATTGCCCAGCAGGCAGGTGGATATGCTTCGACCGGAAAAGAATCGATACTCGATATTCAACCGACTTCGCTTCATCAAAGAGTTCCATTTATAGTTGGGAACCAGAAGGAAGTGAAGCGATATGAAGAATTTGTTAACAGGTTTTCCAAAAACAGAGTTTAA
- a CDS encoding iron-containing redox enzyme family protein, with protein sequence MDQKDHWAWKRFTRADITKAQLKIHFRQEYAVYVRDFPVFLGRIYSKNPPGEVRYDLAENLYEEETGGISKFGPHPLLFLKMMSGLGFKRTDFKNIELFQESCAYRDWLDEITLNGVWYEAAAVITIFVEGSVKDRKELMERDLDSSPQDTEKKILSHPLVQFHGVSPKDMDLIRAHTLVERGHRRSAWKMVLDYTDTLEKQGKVRSCLKKSLDLWLLYRERVAKECHFNPGD encoded by the coding sequence ATGGATCAAAAAGACCATTGGGCCTGGAAACGTTTTACCCGGGCGGATATTACCAAAGCCCAGCTCAAAATTCATTTCAGGCAGGAATATGCCGTTTATGTCCGGGATTTCCCGGTTTTCTTAGGCCGGATCTATTCCAAAAATCCTCCCGGCGAAGTGCGATATGACCTCGCGGAAAATCTCTACGAAGAAGAAACCGGGGGTATTTCAAAGTTCGGTCCGCACCCGCTCCTATTTCTTAAAATGATGTCGGGTCTTGGTTTTAAGAGAACTGATTTCAAAAATATCGAGCTTTTTCAGGAATCCTGCGCCTATCGGGATTGGCTTGATGAAATTACCTTAAATGGAGTATGGTATGAAGCAGCAGCGGTCATCACTATTTTTGTCGAGGGGAGCGTCAAAGATAGAAAAGAGTTGATGGAGAGAGATCTTGATTCCTCTCCGCAAGATACAGAAAAAAAGATATTATCTCACCCCTTGGTCCAGTTTCATGGTGTTTCGCCAAAAGACATGGATTTGATTCGCGCACATACCCTGGTAGAAAGAGGTCACCGGAGGTCGGCCTGGAAAATGGTTCTGGATTATACCGACACTTTGGAAAAGCAGGGAAAGGTCAGGAGCTGTTTGAAAAAATCCCTCGATCTATGGTTGTTATACCGCGAAAGAGTTGCAAAAGAATGTCATTTTAATCCTGGAGATTGA
- the dusB gene encoding tRNA dihydrouridine synthase DusB, with product MTQELLRPLTIGNRRIENNLILAPVAGVSDLPFRRIVKEFGCGLVVTELISSEGLVRENKKTKRYLDSVPDEKPLSIQIFGHHPEPMAKAAQFAEDAGGDIVDINFGCPVRKVTRSGAGAGVMNDPTRAQSIMERVVKAVRIPVTMKMRIGMDDQNIYALELAKMAEDCGISALTIHARTVAQGFSGKADWNWIRKVKETVKIPVIGNGDINSPEDAEIILTSTGCDGIMIGRAAFGNPWIFQEIRGYLATGIRYQGPANQERKKVLLRHFEFMKTCYGEEQGTVLMRKHACWYTRGLKEGGEFRAEINQVSDQSVFRETVEKYFLSLNPDELVLL from the coding sequence ATGACTCAAGAATTGCTACGCCCTCTGACGATTGGTAACAGACGAATCGAAAATAACCTGATACTTGCGCCGGTCGCTGGGGTGAGTGACCTTCCCTTTCGAAGGATAGTTAAAGAATTCGGATGCGGACTGGTCGTGACGGAGTTAATCAGCAGCGAAGGGTTGGTCAGGGAAAACAAGAAGACAAAGAGATATCTGGATTCCGTTCCGGACGAAAAGCCCTTATCAATCCAGATTTTCGGCCACCATCCGGAGCCTATGGCGAAAGCTGCTCAATTTGCCGAAGATGCTGGAGGTGATATCGTAGATATTAATTTTGGTTGTCCAGTCCGAAAGGTGACGCGTTCAGGCGCAGGCGCCGGTGTTATGAATGATCCTACTCGAGCTCAATCGATCATGGAAAGGGTTGTCAAAGCGGTTCGGATTCCGGTGACGATGAAGATGAGGATCGGAATGGATGATCAGAATATTTATGCGTTGGAACTGGCAAAGATGGCTGAGGATTGCGGGATTTCCGCGTTGACCATTCATGCCAGAACGGTGGCACAGGGTTTTTCCGGAAAGGCAGATTGGAATTGGATCAGAAAAGTCAAAGAGACGGTTAAGATCCCTGTCATCGGAAATGGCGATATCAACTCGCCAGAAGACGCTGAAATAATCTTGACGAGTACCGGATGCGACGGCATCATGATTGGCCGGGCCGCATTCGGAAACCCATGGATTTTTCAAGAAATCAGGGGTTATTTGGCAACAGGAATTCGTTATCAGGGACCTGCGAATCAGGAGAGAAAGAAGGTACTCCTCAGGCATTTTGAATTTATGAAAACTTGTTACGGGGAGGAACAGGGAACCGTGTTAATGAGAAAACATGCCTGTTGGTACACCAGAGGCCTTAAGGAAGGGGGGGAGTTTAGAGCCGAAATCAACCAGGTGTCAGATCAGTCAGTTTTCAGGGAGACGGTAGAAAAGTATTTTTTGTCCTTGAATCCGGATGAATTAGTCCTTTTATGA